In one Thermococcus sp. 2319x1 genomic region, the following are encoded:
- a CDS encoding dipeptidase → MIFDAHSDLPTYIYEERKNGNAVLERNFARFFGETIRARVMAIWTKPEKRATALRYALEVLNNFHKDVIESPSFELVTSVKEMENAIKNGKVALWLGLEGGEPIEDSLELLEVFYALGVRVLTLTWNLRNAIGDGVFERTKGGLTNFGIEVLGKAEELGIVVDVSHLNEQGFWDVVETTGFPIIASHSNAHSLCPNPRNLKDDQIKAITERDGVIGVTAIPSFVDKENPTMDKMVAHLEYIEDLAGYKHVGFGFDFVYYLKGWSGKSVKGFENESKIPELLRRLNETFSKRETEAIAFKNFERVFERVVG, encoded by the coding sequence ATGATATTCGATGCCCATTCTGATCTGCCAACCTATATCTATGAGGAAAGAAAGAACGGCAATGCGGTTTTAGAGAGAAACTTTGCGAGGTTCTTTGGAGAAACAATAAGGGCAAGGGTAATGGCCATTTGGACAAAACCAGAAAAAAGGGCCACGGCATTAAGATATGCTCTGGAAGTATTGAATAACTTTCACAAAGACGTCATTGAGAGTCCAAGCTTTGAGCTCGTGACCAGCGTAAAAGAGATGGAAAATGCCATTAAGAACGGAAAAGTTGCGCTCTGGCTTGGACTGGAGGGTGGAGAGCCGATAGAAGACAGCTTGGAGTTACTTGAAGTTTTCTACGCCTTGGGTGTAAGGGTTCTAACGTTGACGTGGAATCTAAGAAACGCCATAGGGGATGGTGTTTTTGAAAGAACAAAAGGAGGCTTAACAAACTTCGGCATAGAAGTGCTTGGAAAAGCGGAAGAACTCGGCATAGTTGTGGATGTAAGCCATCTAAACGAGCAGGGCTTTTGGGACGTTGTTGAGACAACGGGGTTTCCAATCATAGCTTCCCACTCCAATGCTCACTCTCTTTGTCCAAATCCCAGAAATCTCAAAGACGATCAGATAAAAGCTATAACGGAGAGAGATGGGGTTATTGGAGTTACCGCAATTCCAAGCTTTGTTGATAAGGAAAATCCAACGATGGACAAAATGGTTGCCCACTTGGAGTACATAGAGGATTTAGCGGGCTATAAACACGTTGGATTTGGTTTTGACTTCGTGTATTATCTCAAAGGATGGAGCGGAAAAAGCGTCAAGGGATTTGAAAACGAAAGCAAAATTCCGGAGCTTTTGAGGAGGCTAAACGAAACTTTCAGCAAAAGAGAAACTGAAGCAATAGCGTTCAAAAACTTTGAAAGGGTTTTTGAAAGGGTCGTCGGATAA
- a CDS encoding methyltransferase domain-containing protein: MEEIYFLTFREARILLLSKGEVRVNLDLRKTNRSHVVLVREDKVVFPDGSEVEKEILKRIAKDENTVYFLSKGQLYKAAIATDGFYKLVPTIPPTIEINGIRMHRTKEMNPLKDTRSKVEAVKPKEGEFVLDTCMGLGYTAIESAKRGAYVITIEKDPNVIELARLNPWSREVFTFQNIQLIQGDAFEVIKRFNDKSFDAIIHDPPRFSLAGQLYSEEFYAELFRVLKPKGRLFHYVGNPGGRYRRRDLQRGVMERLRKVGFKGVKRVEEALGVVALKP; encoded by the coding sequence ATGGAAGAAATTTACTTCCTAACATTCAGAGAGGCCAGAATTTTACTGCTTTCTAAGGGAGAGGTTAGGGTAAACCTTGACTTGAGAAAAACGAACAGATCGCATGTAGTCCTCGTTAGGGAAGATAAAGTCGTTTTTCCCGATGGAAGTGAAGTGGAAAAAGAGATTCTGAAGAGGATAGCAAAGGACGAAAACACAGTTTACTTTTTGAGTAAGGGGCAATTGTATAAAGCCGCAATCGCCACTGATGGCTTTTACAAGCTCGTTCCCACAATTCCCCCAACAATAGAAATAAACGGCATCAGAATGCACAGGACAAAAGAGATGAATCCCTTAAAAGACACCCGGAGCAAAGTAGAAGCGGTGAAACCAAAAGAAGGGGAATTCGTTTTGGATACTTGCATGGGGTTGGGATATACGGCAATAGAAAGCGCAAAAAGAGGGGCTTATGTGATTACAATTGAAAAAGATCCGAACGTCATTGAACTTGCCAGGCTTAATCCGTGGAGCAGGGAAGTTTTTACATTCCAAAACATTCAGCTTATCCAAGGAGATGCGTTCGAGGTGATAAAGAGGTTTAACGATAAAAGCTTTGATGCAATAATACATGACCCGCCAAGGTTTTCTCTTGCCGGGCAGTTGTATAGCGAAGAATTTTATGCTGAGCTGTTTAGGGTTCTAAAGCCAAAAGGGAGGCTATTTCACTACGTAGGGAATCCCGGTGGGAGATACAGAAGGAGAGATCTCCAGAGAGGTGTGATGGAGAGGTTGAGAAAGGTGGGGTTTAAGGGGGTTAAGAGAGTCGAAGAAGCCCTGGGAGTAGTTGCCTTAAAGCCATAA
- a CDS encoding 7-cyano-7-deazaguanine synthase gives MLSKAIEELKDFASREGLYEKKILLMFSGGKDSSLALYLLKNAGLNTSAITFIHRWSWREPLPHMLRFTASLGVEHYLVDITESLLRNSLGKKGPICIHCKKVMLKNTYWFARINGFDIIAKGDNANDKIKGALLDQWEGDHRLSTIPRIGIPILRPLINYTAEEVEALTKEANLRVFRMYEYGRRRQWREGCPLQYIDKELIIREEYFDIAYEANYEISKIARKHKVRMSIRVPSFRIMCHGCNEKVLEETKTALENIKRRLTNAPSGEG, from the coding sequence GTGCTCTCTAAGGCCATAGAGGAACTGAAGGACTTTGCAAGTAGAGAAGGCCTCTATGAAAAGAAGATTCTGCTTATGTTTAGCGGAGGCAAGGATAGCAGTTTAGCCCTTTATCTCCTCAAAAACGCCGGCTTAAATACCTCTGCAATAACTTTCATTCACAGATGGAGCTGGAGAGAGCCCCTTCCACACATGCTTAGATTTACAGCCTCCCTTGGAGTAGAGCATTACCTCGTTGACATAACCGAAAGCCTTCTGAGAAACTCTCTCGGAAAAAAGGGGCCTATATGCATTCACTGTAAAAAGGTCATGCTTAAAAACACCTACTGGTTTGCAAGAATTAATGGGTTTGACATAATTGCCAAAGGGGACAATGCAAACGACAAAATAAAAGGCGCTCTGCTGGATCAATGGGAAGGAGATCATAGATTAAGCACCATTCCGAGGATTGGGATTCCAATTTTGAGACCTCTGATAAACTACACGGCTGAAGAAGTTGAAGCCCTTACAAAAGAGGCAAATTTAAGAGTTTTTAGGATGTATGAATACGGAAGAAGGAGGCAGTGGAGGGAGGGATGCCCTCTGCAGTATATCGACAAGGAGCTGATAATAAGGGAGGAGTATTTTGACATTGCTTATGAAGCAAATTACGAGATAAGCAAAATTGCAAGAAAGCATAAGGTGAGGATGAGCATTCGTGTGCCGTCTTTCAGAATAATGTGCCACGGATGTAATGAAAAAGTGCTTGAAGAAACTAAAACTGCCCTCGAAAACATTAAAAGGAGGCTCACCAATGCTCCCTCCGGGGAAGGTTAG
- a CDS encoding AIR synthase family protein: MLPPGKVRNEILRKIILPDLPVGDEKIVVGPKEGFDAAVLEYDEANYLVIATDPVLGVPREHFGFFTYHFASSDVAVFGARPRWLIVDLLLPPGAKEEELKATMEELKGECKKYKTSIVGGHTGVYKTINDFTATTTAIGIVRKDKLKLPLAKAGDDIVITKGIAIEFAVGAAWFKAEELKSVLSPSEISFLREMYRLESVVKDALLARELARGMHDATEGGLTALHEIADNSGVGFEVYYENLYMHPLVEKVVNFYGANPLTASSTGALIIISPRENTGELIEKLQTNGIGAFVIGRFTEKRERVLIKNGKKEEFPEFERDAYADIY; this comes from the coding sequence ATGCTCCCTCCGGGGAAGGTTAGAAACGAAATTTTGAGAAAAATAATTCTACCTGACCTTCCCGTTGGTGATGAGAAAATAGTCGTTGGGCCAAAAGAGGGCTTTGACGCAGCTGTTCTGGAATATGATGAGGCCAACTACCTTGTGATTGCCACTGATCCAGTTCTCGGGGTTCCAAGGGAGCACTTTGGTTTTTTCACATATCATTTCGCTTCAAGTGACGTGGCCGTTTTTGGAGCAAGGCCCAGATGGCTGATCGTTGACCTCCTTTTGCCCCCCGGAGCCAAAGAGGAAGAGCTGAAAGCTACTATGGAGGAGCTTAAAGGGGAGTGCAAAAAATATAAAACCTCCATAGTGGGGGGTCACACTGGCGTTTATAAAACCATTAACGACTTTACAGCCACAACAACTGCTATTGGAATCGTGAGAAAGGATAAACTAAAGCTTCCCTTAGCTAAGGCGGGAGATGACATAGTTATCACAAAGGGGATTGCGATAGAATTCGCAGTCGGGGCTGCGTGGTTTAAAGCCGAGGAACTCAAGAGCGTACTCTCCCCGTCAGAAATTTCTTTTCTAAGGGAGATGTACAGGCTTGAGAGCGTTGTTAAAGATGCACTTTTGGCAAGAGAACTTGCGAGGGGAATGCACGATGCAACTGAAGGCGGCTTAACGGCTTTGCATGAAATAGCCGATAACTCTGGAGTGGGGTTTGAGGTTTATTATGAGAACCTCTACATGCATCCGCTTGTGGAGAAGGTTGTGAACTTCTACGGCGCAAATCCGTTAACTGCATCTTCAACCGGCGCTTTAATCATTATCTCACCAAGAGAAAATACGGGAGAATTAATCGAAAAGCTCCAAACAAACGGAATAGGGGCCTTCGTCATTGGGAGATTCACAGAAAAAAGGGAAAGAGTATTGATTAAAAACGGCAAGAAAGAGGAGTTCCCGGAATTTGAAAGAGATGCATATGCGGATATATACTAA
- a CDS encoding mRNA surveillance protein pelota codes for MKIVHQDPKEGKIKVKVETLDDLWHLYHIIEEGDVVYAKTLRKQSQRSDSLRPEKVQAIPVFLGVKVEKVNFHRFANALRITGPIVYTSREEVPLGKYHTIAVEENDTVTIQKEKWKRHHLERLEEAVKASQRAKVMIVVVDEGEADIAVVREYGVEITANVTHNLGGKRYNADRESEEKKFFHDLARTMIEIMEREKVDRAIVAGPGFAKENFYKFLSENYPDLAEKVVIEDTSVTGRTGIYEVIRRGTVDRVYHENRVAKEVQLVEKVIEEISKNGLVAYGLKEVEEAANYGAIETLLVLDELLKGEHKEKIEEIMEFARGTRGEIVIVSSEHEGGEKLKALGGIAALLRYKVK; via the coding sequence GTGAAAATAGTTCATCAAGATCCCAAGGAGGGCAAAATCAAAGTCAAGGTGGAGACGCTCGATGATCTCTGGCATCTCTATCACATTATTGAAGAAGGGGATGTTGTTTACGCCAAAACCCTCAGAAAGCAGAGCCAGAGGAGTGATTCCCTAAGACCCGAAAAAGTCCAAGCGATACCGGTGTTTCTCGGGGTTAAAGTGGAAAAGGTAAATTTCCACAGGTTCGCAAACGCCCTAAGGATAACCGGCCCCATAGTATATACCTCGAGAGAGGAGGTTCCTCTCGGCAAATACCACACAATAGCAGTTGAAGAGAACGATACAGTAACAATACAGAAAGAAAAATGGAAGAGACACCACCTCGAGAGGCTGGAAGAGGCAGTCAAGGCCTCCCAGAGAGCTAAGGTTATGATAGTTGTAGTTGATGAAGGTGAAGCTGACATAGCTGTGGTTAGAGAGTATGGAGTTGAGATCACAGCAAATGTCACTCACAACCTTGGGGGGAAGAGGTATAATGCTGACAGGGAGAGCGAGGAGAAAAAGTTCTTCCACGACCTTGCAAGAACAATGATCGAGATTATGGAGAGGGAAAAAGTGGACAGAGCTATTGTAGCAGGACCGGGATTTGCAAAGGAGAACTTTTACAAATTTTTAAGTGAGAACTATCCAGATCTAGCCGAGAAGGTTGTTATAGAAGACACAAGCGTTACGGGAAGAACCGGCATCTATGAGGTAATCAGGAGAGGCACCGTTGATAGGGTTTACCACGAAAACAGAGTCGCCAAGGAAGTTCAGCTTGTAGAAAAGGTTATCGAAGAGATTTCCAAAAACGGACTGGTCGCTTATGGCTTGAAAGAGGTCGAAGAGGCCGCAAACTACGGGGCTATAGAGACGCTTTTAGTTCTGGACGAACTGCTAAAGGGGGAGCACAAGGAAAAGATAGAGGAGATAATGGAGTTCGCAAGGGGCACAAGGGGAGAAATAGTAATAGTAAGCTCGGAACACGAAGGCGGCGAAAAGCTCAAGGCTCTTGGTGGCATTGCCGCACTGCTGAGGTATAAGGTGAAGTGA
- a CDS encoding 50S ribosomal protein L15e, giving the protein MGMYKYIREAWKSPKKSYVGELLKQRMIKWRREPSVVRIERPTRLDRARSLGYQAKQGYVLVRVRVRKGGRKRPRWKGGRKPSKMGQVKYSPKKSLQWIAEEKAARKFPNLEVLNSYWVGEDGMYKWFEVILVDPHHPVIKSDPKIAWIAGKAHKGRVFRGLTSAGKRSRGLLNKGKGAEKVRPSIRAHRGRGK; this is encoded by the coding sequence ATGGGAATGTACAAATACATTAGGGAAGCCTGGAAGAGTCCAAAAAAGAGCTACGTTGGAGAACTCTTGAAGCAGAGGATGATTAAGTGGAGAAGGGAGCCAAGCGTCGTTAGGATTGAGAGACCAACCAGACTTGATAGGGCTCGGAGCTTAGGATATCAGGCAAAGCAGGGTTACGTTCTTGTTAGAGTTAGAGTGAGAAAAGGTGGAAGGAAGAGGCCAAGGTGGAAGGGTGGAAGAAAGCCCTCAAAGATGGGTCAAGTAAAGTACTCACCAAAGAAGTCCCTCCAGTGGATTGCTGAGGAAAAAGCCGCGAGAAAGTTCCCCAACCTTGAGGTTCTCAACTCATACTGGGTTGGCGAGGACGGTATGTACAAGTGGTTTGAGGTTATCCTAGTGGATCCACACCACCCGGTCATCAAGAGCGATCCGAAGATTGCTTGGATTGCTGGAAAGGCCCATAAGGGTAGGGTCTTTAGAGGACTCACAAGCGCTGGAAAGAGAAGCAGGGGTCTGCTCAACAAGGGTAAGGGTGCTGAAAAGGTTAGACCAAGTATCAGGGCTCACAGAGGAAGGGGCAAGTGA
- a CDS encoding cystathionine gamma-synthase family protein translates to MITVRPLHDPIYLTIAFEQAGETELSDRGFDLKYSREENPTVRLLEKNVALIEEGVDSLAFNSGMAAISTIYLSILRAGDEVVLPMEGYGTTIQLAEELGKFGVRVKLAYPSAEALNEAITENTKLVLTEVVTNPTLKVIDVPEVIKRAKEVGATVVVDNTFSPLVFKPLKVGADGVIHSLTKYIAGHNDVIGGALIWGDLDPENLWHWRRRLGSIIQPFDAWLVIRGLKTLELRFERQSRSAQAIAEFLSEHPKIEKVHYPGLKSDPYHSTASKIFSRHLFGGVLSFLHREGESGAKAFLRRLKRVFPSPSLGGTESLATYPVISAAKSMPEDRRRLLGITPGLIRLSVGVEDTDLLIEDIDRALRGG, encoded by the coding sequence GTGATTACCGTGAGACCCCTCCATGATCCGATATACCTCACGATCGCCTTCGAGCAGGCAGGCGAGACAGAGCTCTCGGACAGAGGTTTCGATCTCAAGTATTCCAGGGAAGAGAATCCAACGGTAAGGCTTCTGGAAAAGAATGTTGCCCTCATAGAAGAAGGAGTTGACTCCCTGGCTTTCAACAGCGGAATGGCCGCTATCAGCACCATCTACCTCTCCATTCTCAGAGCTGGCGACGAGGTAGTTCTCCCAATGGAGGGTTATGGAACGACGATCCAGCTCGCGGAGGAGCTGGGGAAATTTGGAGTGAGGGTTAAGCTTGCATATCCGAGTGCAGAAGCCCTCAATGAGGCAATAACAGAGAATACCAAGCTGGTCCTCACCGAGGTTGTTACCAACCCGACCCTGAAGGTCATAGACGTTCCTGAAGTCATAAAGCGGGCGAAGGAAGTTGGGGCAACGGTCGTCGTTGACAACACCTTCTCGCCGCTGGTCTTCAAACCTCTAAAAGTGGGGGCCGATGGGGTAATCCACAGCCTCACCAAGTACATAGCGGGCCACAACGACGTTATAGGGGGGGCTCTGATATGGGGCGACCTTGATCCCGAAAACCTCTGGCACTGGAGGAGGAGGCTTGGATCGATAATCCAGCCTTTCGATGCCTGGCTGGTAATAAGGGGGCTTAAAACCTTAGAATTGCGCTTTGAGAGGCAGAGCAGAAGTGCTCAGGCAATAGCTGAATTCCTAAGCGAGCATCCTAAGATTGAAAAAGTTCACTATCCCGGGCTTAAGAGCGATCCCTACCATTCAACAGCCAGCAAGATTTTTTCAAGGCACCTTTTTGGCGGCGTTCTAAGCTTCCTCCATAGGGAGGGAGAGAGTGGAGCTAAAGCATTTCTGAGGAGGCTGAAGAGAGTATTCCCCTCACCCTCCCTCGGAGGTACCGAGAGCTTGGCAACCTATCCAGTGATAAGTGCCGCAAAATCGATGCCCGAGGATAGACGCAGGCTCCTCGGAATCACCCCCGGTCTGATAAGACTCTCCGTTGGGGTTGAGGACACCGATCTCCTTATCGAGGACATAGACAGGGCCCTGAGGGGTGGTTGA
- a CDS encoding methylenetetrahydrofolate reductase: MLNEECEVDGRECPWVRVLEKFKMNPANLFEEHPLLLELEDLVNGDSIPRASVFWQNLEKGKALSVEFPVAAVSKPHESLRVFRGISADLITVPDNPLGYPHYDPVAVACYLKSLELRSGVMPHITAKDRNLNALTSELRTAQVFGCEAVLLTTGDWPSFAVPSRPVFDVDASNLIRLARLVFAGVMPTKEVLKVEDRPRVASVMNPHYRPKIEAKRLARKLIAGSEAFFTQVVAARESATGISKIIEELKKYAEVDVPIIASVLYPMKEEIKPFLRALGIPVGDEPFEVLLEELKAVEAVRGLNLIVSSRSLEEWLGLWREAREIIEGVFE; this comes from the coding sequence GTGCTGAACGAAGAGTGTGAAGTGGATGGAAGGGAGTGCCCATGGGTCAGAGTACTGGAAAAGTTCAAAATGAACCCAGCGAATCTCTTTGAAGAACACCCACTGCTCCTCGAGCTTGAGGACCTTGTGAACGGAGATTCTATACCGAGAGCTTCGGTCTTCTGGCAGAACCTGGAGAAAGGAAAGGCACTCAGCGTGGAGTTCCCAGTGGCAGCTGTCTCAAAGCCCCATGAGTCGCTCCGGGTTTTCAGGGGGATCAGTGCTGACCTGATAACCGTGCCGGACAATCCACTCGGCTACCCCCACTACGATCCCGTTGCAGTGGCCTGCTACCTCAAATCCCTAGAACTGCGCTCTGGAGTTATGCCCCACATAACGGCAAAGGATAGGAACCTGAACGCCCTGACATCAGAACTCAGGACCGCCCAGGTCTTCGGCTGTGAAGCCGTTCTGCTTACAACTGGCGACTGGCCGAGCTTTGCAGTACCCAGCAGACCCGTCTTTGACGTTGACGCCTCGAACCTGATACGCCTGGCCAGACTCGTATTTGCCGGTGTAATGCCTACCAAGGAAGTCCTCAAAGTCGAAGACAGGCCTAGGGTTGCGAGCGTAATGAACCCGCACTACAGGCCTAAGATAGAAGCCAAGAGACTGGCAAGGAAGTTGATAGCCGGGAGTGAGGCCTTCTTCACACAGGTGGTGGCAGCAAGGGAGAGTGCAACTGGGATTTCAAAGATCATTGAAGAGCTCAAAAAATACGCCGAAGTTGATGTCCCGATAATCGCATCGGTGCTCTACCCTATGAAGGAGGAGATAAAGCCCTTCCTTAGGGCTCTGGGTATACCTGTAGGAGATGAGCCGTTCGAGGTCCTTCTGGAGGAGCTGAAGGCCGTGGAGGCCGTAAGAGGTCTCAATCTCATAGTTAGCTCCAGAAGCTTGGAGGAATGGCTGGGCCTCTGGAGGGAGGCCAGAGAAATAATCGAGGGGGTGTTTGAATGA
- a CDS encoding 5-methyltetrahydropteroyltriglutamate--homocysteine methyltransferase, whose translation MIVPALIGSLPRPVSLAKKIEEYSIGRLKERDLEKAYLEHTRRAFIKLREVRIQVITDGLYRWDDIFNPFVRFIEGVEVNGLFKFYENNFFYRSPVVRGNLSLRENPLSEWLNQALAIKEEVYPEATFKAVLPGPITLAYHSLNEYYKSLDELAEAYAGVIEEAIKELPVELVELQEPALAAELSRATREKSDEVSKETAKAIIERLSRVKKLWVVTYFGTPQVFPDNIILNVDLISGSVPENYSGELGLGIVDARETKMERRDRLQDKLRLYLRKYSRIYVTPNTLLDFLPESVAWRKLKLLGRLGGE comes from the coding sequence ATGATAGTGCCAGCCCTTATTGGAAGCCTTCCGAGACCCGTTTCCCTGGCTAAGAAGATCGAGGAGTACTCGATAGGAAGACTTAAGGAGAGAGACCTCGAAAAAGCCTACCTTGAGCATACGAGGAGGGCCTTCATCAAGCTCAGGGAGGTCAGGATACAGGTGATCACCGACGGCCTTTACCGCTGGGACGACATCTTCAACCCATTCGTAAGGTTCATAGAGGGAGTTGAGGTCAACGGACTGTTCAAGTTCTATGAGAACAACTTCTTCTACCGCTCGCCTGTCGTGAGGGGGAATCTTTCCTTGCGTGAGAATCCCCTTTCGGAGTGGCTGAACCAGGCGCTTGCAATCAAGGAGGAAGTCTACCCCGAGGCGACATTTAAGGCCGTCCTGCCCGGCCCGATAACGCTGGCCTACCACTCCCTGAACGAGTACTACAAAAGCCTTGACGAGCTCGCAGAGGCTTATGCAGGAGTGATTGAAGAGGCCATCAAGGAGCTTCCGGTCGAGTTGGTGGAGCTCCAGGAACCGGCCTTGGCGGCTGAGCTATCAAGGGCCACAAGGGAGAAGAGCGACGAGGTATCGAAGGAGACCGCCAAAGCCATTATAGAGCGCCTCTCAAGGGTCAAGAAGCTCTGGGTCGTTACCTACTTCGGAACCCCACAGGTTTTTCCCGATAACATCATCCTGAACGTTGACCTCATCAGCGGCTCGGTTCCTGAAAACTACTCCGGAGAGCTCGGTCTGGGCATAGTAGATGCAAGGGAGACCAAGATGGAGCGCAGGGATCGTTTGCAGGACAAGCTTAGGCTCTATCTAAGGAAGTACAGTCGGATTTACGTCACTCCTAACACGCTCTTGGACTTCCTCCCGGAGAGCGTCGCCTGGAGAAAGCTCAAACTTCTCGGAAGGCTTGGGGGTGAGTGA
- a CDS encoding methionine synthase, translating into MELPILPTSIIGSYPKPRWLLRMYSLHKLGRLPEEDFREAVRDASVAVLREHERAGIDIPWDGEMGRSEMTEYFTAKISGFRFYGPVRVWGNAYFNKAAAVSKLEYREPLVLDEFRWVKENTSREVVKVPVTGPYTIAEWSFNEYYSSKEEFVFDLARILNKEFKLLEREGATFIQIDEPAMLNHPDEVPIAIEAINRTVKGVKVKFGLHVCYSNYYLLADYFEDIKVSQFAFEAANRNFRDLDYLKKLTHQELGFGVIDVHNPRIETPEEVAKAIRKVMKYVEPERLYINPDCGLKLLDRSIAYQKLVNMVKGVEIVRRELAREGKTSIPFRREV; encoded by the coding sequence ATGGAGCTTCCAATACTCCCAACCAGCATCATAGGGAGCTATCCCAAACCGAGATGGCTCCTGAGGATGTACAGCCTCCACAAGCTCGGCAGGCTGCCGGAAGAGGACTTCAGGGAGGCCGTTAGGGACGCGAGCGTAGCCGTCCTCAGGGAGCACGAGAGGGCGGGCATTGACATCCCGTGGGATGGTGAAATGGGCAGGAGCGAGATGACGGAATACTTCACCGCTAAAATATCTGGCTTCAGGTTCTACGGGCCAGTTAGGGTGTGGGGAAACGCTTACTTCAACAAGGCAGCGGCAGTCTCAAAGCTCGAATACCGCGAACCCCTCGTCCTCGACGAGTTCCGCTGGGTAAAGGAGAACACCTCCAGGGAGGTAGTTAAAGTTCCGGTAACCGGGCCCTACACGATAGCCGAGTGGAGCTTCAACGAGTATTATTCAAGCAAGGAGGAGTTCGTCTTTGACCTGGCAAGAATCCTGAACAAGGAGTTCAAGCTCCTGGAAAGAGAGGGTGCGACCTTTATCCAGATCGATGAGCCGGCTATGCTCAACCACCCAGACGAGGTTCCCATAGCTATTGAAGCAATAAACAGGACCGTCAAGGGTGTTAAGGTAAAGTTCGGGCTTCACGTCTGCTACTCGAACTACTACTTGCTCGCCGACTACTTCGAGGACATAAAGGTCTCACAGTTCGCCTTCGAGGCCGCTAACAGGAACTTCCGCGATCTGGACTACCTCAAGAAGCTCACCCACCAGGAGCTCGGATTTGGAGTCATTGACGTCCACAACCCGCGCATCGAGACTCCGGAGGAAGTAGCGAAGGCCATTCGCAAGGTCATGAAGTACGTCGAGCCAGAGAGGCTCTACATCAACCCCGACTGTGGCTTGAAGCTCCTCGACAGGAGCATCGCCTACCAGAAGCTCGTGAACATGGTTAAGGGCGTTGAGATCGTCAGAAGAGAGCTGGCAAGGGAGGGCAAAACTTCCATACCCTTCAGGAGGGAGGTATAG
- a CDS encoding aspartate kinase, with amino-acid sequence MLYSGGRLVVKFGGTSVKDDFKEAVTFVSRLWDENEVAVVVSAIKGVTDALLEFSSTRKGFEWIERVHKDFAKKYGISFEVFIDPLRELKNLSREDFPSFEAYRDHILSYGEWLSGLAFTEALRREGIPVELFKPWEIIETDGNFGNANVDMGKTSRNLKVVGEALESGKVAVVPGFIGSYCGLRTTLGREGSDYTAAVLGEGLKARAVLIMSDVDGIYTADPRRVVSAKLIPFVSYEELYVASKAGMKAIHHGAIDVVRGIPIIFGRTRDWSMGTIAGYESSSLPILVHRINGEKAVITAVGVPEIPGFESENGSERGIPWARIEVPASRLGSTLNRLHLLLVSGRVNLPRTLSIVHEREASANNI; translated from the coding sequence GTGCTCTACTCGGGCGGGAGACTCGTAGTCAAGTTCGGAGGAACCTCGGTCAAAGACGACTTTAAGGAGGCGGTTACCTTCGTCTCCCGCCTCTGGGACGAGAACGAAGTGGCTGTGGTGGTTTCAGCGATTAAGGGCGTTACCGACGCCCTGCTGGAATTTTCAAGCACAAGAAAGGGTTTTGAGTGGATAGAGAGGGTCCACAAGGACTTCGCGAAGAAGTACGGGATTTCCTTTGAAGTTTTTATCGACCCGCTTAGGGAGCTCAAGAACCTCTCAAGAGAGGACTTCCCGTCCTTTGAAGCCTACAGGGACCATATCCTCTCATACGGAGAGTGGCTTTCGGGACTAGCGTTTACCGAGGCTTTGAGGAGGGAAGGCATACCAGTGGAGCTCTTCAAGCCGTGGGAGATAATAGAGACGGACGGAAACTTCGGGAACGCCAACGTGGACATGGGCAAGACTTCCAGAAACCTCAAGGTTGTTGGGGAGGCCCTCGAAAGTGGCAAGGTTGCAGTTGTTCCAGGATTCATAGGCTCATACTGTGGCCTCAGAACAACGCTTGGAAGGGAGGGAAGTGACTACACTGCTGCAGTGCTCGGTGAAGGATTGAAAGCGAGAGCCGTCCTGATAATGAGCGACGTCGATGGTATCTACACGGCGGATCCCAGAAGGGTCGTCTCGGCCAAGCTTATACCCTTTGTCTCCTACGAAGAGCTTTATGTGGCCTCGAAGGCCGGAATGAAGGCAATACACCACGGTGCAATTGATGTTGTGCGGGGAATACCGATAATCTTCGGCAGAACGAGGGACTGGAGTATGGGGACCATAGCGGGCTACGAATCATCCAGCCTGCCCATCCTAGTTCACAGGATCAACGGCGAGAAAGCAGTCATAACAGCTGTTGGAGTCCCTGAGATTCCGGGGTTTGAATCCGAGAATGGTTCCGAGCGTGGGATCCCCTGGGCAAGGATCGAGGTCCCAGCGTCCCGTCTTGGCAGCACCCTCAACAGACTCCACCTCCTGTTGGTGAGTGGTAGGGTAAACCTGCCCAGAACCTTGTCTATCGTTCATGAAAGAGAAGCTTCAGCGAATAATATTTAA